GCGGCTAGCCGGGCAGCTGCGGAAAGCAGTATTTCCGTCAAGTCTGCCGGTCAGGTTCACCTGATCAACGTCAAGACTGTGCGCAACAAGGATGGCAAGCTGGTGACGGTTTCCCGTTCCGGTGAACTGGGTGTCGTGGATGAAAGTGGTCGTGACAAGGAGCGCTACAAGCTGCCTTATGGTGCGATCCTGTCCATCGACCAGTATGCACAGGTGCAAGCAGGCCAGGAAGTGGCAACTTGGGATCCGCATACGCACCCGATCATTTCCGAGGTGTCCGGGCGTGTCAGCTTCAGCGACTTCACGGATGGCGTCACTGTCCAGACCAAGATCGACGAAATCACCGGCCTGTCTTCCATCGAAGTCATGGATCCTAAAAACCGCCCTACAGCCGGACGTGAGCTGCGCCCTACTGTGCGCTTGCTGGATGAAAACGGTGAAAATGTCTTCTTCGAGGGTACCAAGATCCCGGTACAGTACCCGCTGCCAGCGGGTGCTATCGTCAGTTCTACCAATGGCGCGACCGTACAGGTGGGCGAGGTCATTGCCCGTCTGCCGCAAGCCTCTTCCAAGACCCGTGACATCACGGGTGGTTTGCCGCGCGTTGCTGACCTGTTTGAGGCGCGCAAGCCGAAAGACGGTGCTATCTTGGCAGAGAAAACCGGTACGATTTCCTTCGGCAAGGAAACCAAGGGCAAGCAGCGCGTGGTTATCACCGGCGAAGAGGGTGAGCAGCATGAAGAGTTGATCCCCAAGTGGCGGAATCTGGATGTGTTCGAGGGTGAAAAAATCAATCGTGGCGAGGTCATCGCTGATGGCGAACCTAACCCGCATGACATTTTGCGTCTGTTGGGTGCGACTGCGCTGGCCGAATACCAGGTCAAGGAAATCCAGGACGTTTACCGTCTGCAAGGTGTAAAAATCAACGACAAGCACATCGAGGTCATTGTCCGTCAGATGATGCGTAAGGTTGAGGTGGTTGACCCGGGTGACAGCAAGTTCCTGCGTGGTGAGCAAACCGACTTCTGGCGTGTGGTCGAAGAAAACAAGCGCCTGGAAGCCGAAGGCAAGCTCAGGATCGTGTTTGAACGCCTGCTGATGGGCATCACCAAGGCGTCGTTGGTGACAGACTCCTTCGTCTCTGCTGCGTCCTTCCAGGAAACCACCCGCGTCCTGACAGAAGCTGCGGTGCGTGGTGCACGTGATGAGCTACGTGGCTTGAAGGAAAACGTCATCGTTGGCCGTCTGATTCCAGCAGGTACGGGCTTGGCTTACCACGATGACCGTCGCAGCCAGCGTAACGAGTTTGCTTACGAGCGCCGCCCTGATTCCGGCGAAACCCTCAGTTTTGGTGAGCCGCTGGACATGGATTCCGGTGAATAACCTGGATGGGTTCAACTTTAACTGATTGATAGGGAAAACCTCCTTGACAGGAGGCTCCCTGATCCCTAAAATTTGGCGTCCTCAAACAGACCGATTTTCGGTCTGTTGTTTTTATGGGGACAAGGCAAGCCAGGCAAGTTCCTCGTGATTCCAGGAGACATTTTCAGAATATGGCGACAGTAAACCAGTTGGTGCGCAAGCCGCGCCAAAGCAAAGTAGAGAAAAGCAAGGTGCCAGCGCTGGAGGCTTGTCCGCAGCGTCGTGGTGTTTGTACCCGTGTTTATACGACCACCCCGAAGAAACCGAACTCCGCAATGCGTAAGGTTGCTCGTGTGCGTCTGACCAACGGTTTTGAAGTCACCAGCTATATCGGTGGTGAAGGTCATAACCTCCAGGAGCACTCTGTGGTACTGATTCGTGGCGGTCGTGTGAAAGACCTGCCCGGTGTGCGTTATCACACTGTTCGCGGTAGTCTGGATACCCAGGGTGTCAAGGATCGCAAGCAGGCCCGTTCCAAGTACGGTGCCAAGCGTCCCAAAAAGTAATTTGAGAGCATGAGATTGAGTTATGCCTAGAAGAAGAGAAGTCCCCAAGCGCGAAGTTCTGCCTGATCCGAAGTTCGGAAGCCAGCTGCTGACCAAGTTCATGAATGCAGTTATGCAGGACGGTAAAAAATCCGTCGCGGAAAAAATCATTTACGGCGCGCTGAATGAAATTGCTGGCAAGAAAGGCGGCGATGGTCTGGAAGTGCTGGAAGATGCGCTGGATAACGTTCGCCCTGCGGTAGAGGTCAAGTCCCGCCGTGTCGGTG
The sequence above is drawn from the Thiothrix nivea DSM 5205 genome and encodes:
- the rpsL gene encoding 30S ribosomal protein S12, whose product is MATVNQLVRKPRQSKVEKSKVPALEACPQRRGVCTRVYTTTPKKPNSAMRKVARVRLTNGFEVTSYIGGEGHNLQEHSVVLIRGGRVKDLPGVRYHTVRGSLDTQGVKDRKQARSKYGAKRPKK
- the rpsG gene encoding 30S ribosomal protein S7, whose translation is MPRRREVPKREVLPDPKFGSQLLTKFMNAVMQDGKKSVAEKIIYGALNEIAGKKGGDGLEVLEDALDNVRPAVEVKSRRVGGATYQVPVEVRPSRQNALAMRWLIEASRKRGEKSMARKLAGELMDAAEKRGTAVKKREDVHRMAEANKAFAHFRW